One window of Deltaproteobacteria bacterium genomic DNA carries:
- a CDS encoding (2Fe-2S)-binding protein has translation MNSQSRFNLSVSVNGTTWSGEVPIEETLLEFLRNRIHFTGTKRSCESAVCGACTVLVDNHTVSSCNYLAFEANGKFVLTIEGVARGDKLDPLQEAFIRNIGAQCGYCTPGQIMAAKGLLLENPNPTREQIAEWLSGNICRCGAYGAIAQSILEAAQAQSHPKG, from the coding sequence ATGAATTCTCAATCAAGATTTAATCTTTCAGTCTCCGTCAACGGCACCACCTGGTCCGGCGAGGTTCCCATCGAAGAAACGTTGCTCGAGTTTCTCCGTAATCGCATCCATTTCACCGGCACCAAGCGCTCCTGCGAGTCGGCAGTCTGCGGCGCCTGCACCGTCCTTGTCGACAACCACACCGTGAGCTCCTGTAACTATTTGGCCTTCGAAGCCAACGGGAAGTTTGTCCTAACCATCGAAGGCGTCGCCCGAGGCGACAAGCTCGATCCGCTGCAAGAAGCATTCATTCGCAACATCGGCGCCCAGTGCGGCTATTGCACGCCTGGCCAGATCATGGCGGCAAAGGGCCTTCTCCTCGAAAACCCGAACCCCACCCGTGAGCAGATCGCCGAATGGCTCAGCGGCAACATCTGCCGCTGCGGCGCCTACGGCGCCATCGCTCAATCGATACTTGAAGCTGCGCAGGCGCAATCCCATCCGAAGGGCTGA
- a CDS encoding sulfoxide reductase heme-binding subunit YedZ: MSVSKLKPIVFLACLIPLGQLVHRFYSDDLGANPIETLTKFTGSWALFILLASLAVTPLRRLTGWHDLIKLRRMLGLFAFFYATLHFANFLVLDHFFDWKRIGQDIVKRPYVTAGFTALMLMVPLAMTSTAEMIRRLGKRWQQLHRLVYVAATLGVLHFYWLVKSDITRPAQYAIVLAVLLGYRIAAKLMATKPHGAGHKAVTAKS, encoded by the coding sequence ATGAGCGTTTCCAAGCTAAAGCCGATAGTTTTTCTTGCCTGCCTCATCCCGCTGGGACAGCTCGTCCATCGTTTCTACAGCGACGACTTGGGCGCCAACCCGATCGAAACTTTGACCAAGTTCACCGGCTCCTGGGCGCTGTTTATTTTGCTCGCGAGCTTGGCAGTCACGCCGCTGCGGCGCCTGACCGGTTGGCACGACCTGATCAAACTGCGCCGCATGCTCGGCCTGTTTGCGTTTTTCTATGCGACGCTACACTTCGCCAATTTTCTGGTTTTGGATCACTTCTTCGACTGGAAGCGCATTGGCCAGGACATCGTCAAGCGCCCCTACGTCACTGCCGGTTTTACGGCGCTCATGCTGATGGTCCCTTTGGCAATGACGTCGACGGCAGAGATGATTCGCAGGCTGGGAAAACGCTGGCAGCAACTGCACCGTTTGGTCTACGTCGCGGCGACCTTAGGCGTGCTGCACTTTTATTGGCTGGTAAAATCAGACATTACGCGGCCGGCGCAATACGCCATCGTGTTGGCCGTGTTACTGGGCTATCGAATTGCAGCAAAGCTCATGGCAACCAAGCCCCACGGAGCTGGACATAAAGCAGTAACGGCAAAATCCTAG
- a CDS encoding tetratricopeptide repeat protein — MKTIKVLAPVLLSAAMLAGGCASLQVSQDAAAGRNALQTGKPEDAVGYLRRAVEANPNYVLPNRVQESALAFLGRAYYEVGNLPEARTTLERAVARDKEDHLARLYLGLTLIKGGEHERGRRDAEAGLKGINDWLEYVSHQGYSGQFWDPGRAIRSQIQQALAAMLAPADLVVAGQRVGTQFDEEIEKALRDEQRHSSGGNS; from the coding sequence ATGAAGACGATTAAAGTGCTAGCTCCAGTGTTGCTGTCTGCGGCGATGTTAGCCGGCGGCTGTGCCAGCCTGCAGGTCAGCCAAGACGCCGCGGCCGGTCGCAACGCCCTACAAACCGGCAAGCCCGAAGACGCGGTGGGCTATCTGCGCCGCGCTGTCGAAGCCAACCCGAACTACGTCCTACCTAATCGTGTGCAAGAGAGCGCTTTAGCTTTTCTTGGGCGCGCCTACTACGAGGTCGGCAACTTGCCAGAAGCGCGTACGACCTTAGAGCGGGCCGTCGCCCGCGACAAAGAAGATCATTTGGCGCGGCTGTATCTCGGGTTGACGCTGATCAAAGGCGGCGAGCACGAGCGCGGCAGGCGTGATGCGGAAGCTGGACTAAAGGGCATCAACGATTGGCTTGAATATGTGTCGCATCAGGGTTACTCCGGCCAATTCTGGGACCCTGGCCGAGCCATCCGCTCGCAGATCCAGCAGGCCCTGGCGGCAATGTTGGCCCCTGCGGACCTCGTCGTTGCCGGCCAGCGCGTCGGCACGCAATTCGACGAAGAAATCGAAAAGGCCTTGCGCGACGAACAGCGCCATAGCTCCGGCGGCAACAGCTAA
- a CDS encoding aquaporin family protein: protein MISAFSFGALLEHPDSPIHQALPNPLLRRFLMGLAMGGTAISIIYSPWGKRSGAHTNPSTTLTFFRLGKVKKWDAVFYIVAQFVGGAVGASLAALMLMQWASHPSVHYVVTAPGHTGVAVAFLAEVAITFILMTVILHVSNNPQLHKLTGLCAGALVATYITFEAPLSGMSMNPARSFASAVPAHHWLHLWIYFTAPVLGMLAAAEVYLRRNRAVACAKLHHENSQRCIFCGKPAIKLPS, encoded by the coding sequence ATGATTTCGGCCTTCAGTTTCGGCGCGTTGCTCGAGCACCCGGACTCGCCCATTCATCAAGCATTGCCTAATCCGCTATTGCGCCGGTTTCTCATGGGCCTGGCGATGGGCGGTACCGCTATAAGCATTATCTATTCGCCCTGGGGCAAGCGCTCCGGGGCGCACACCAATCCTTCGACAACACTGACCTTTTTTCGGCTCGGCAAAGTAAAGAAATGGGACGCGGTCTTCTACATCGTCGCGCAGTTTGTCGGCGGCGCGGTCGGCGCCTCGCTGGCCGCGCTCATGCTCATGCAGTGGGCAAGTCATCCATCAGTGCACTACGTCGTCACCGCGCCGGGGCACACCGGAGTTGCCGTGGCGTTCCTTGCTGAAGTCGCCATCACGTTCATTCTCATGACGGTGATTCTCCATGTGTCGAATAATCCGCAGCTGCACAAGCTCACCGGCCTATGCGCCGGCGCATTGGTCGCGACTTACATCACCTTTGAAGCGCCGCTCTCGGGTATGAGCATGAATCCGGCGCGGAGCTTTGCCTCGGCGGTGCCCGCACACCATTGGCTGCATTTGTGGATTTATTTCACGGCACCCGTGCTCGGCATGCTGGCCGCTGCTGAAGTCTATCTCCGCCGCAATCGTGCCGTCGCGTGCGCCAAGCTGCACCATGAAAATTCTCAGCGTTGCATCTTTTGCGGCAAACCAGCCATCAAATTGCCATCGTAG
- the msrP gene encoding protein-methionine-sulfoxide reductase catalytic subunit MsrP, whose amino-acid sequence MLILKPSDIKSSEITDKEVYINRRQFMKSTGLAAIGAGAALAGIELADPLPAHALEKLPNVKKSSFSTSEKANSLKDITTYNNFYELGLDKEEPAKNAKYLTTKPWSVEIEGEVKKPKTLSIEEIMKLAPLEERIYRMRCVEAWSMVIPWVGFPLSALINQAEPTNNAKYVQFVTLVDPKRMPGQQPSLFGSAIDWPYVEGLRMDEAMHPLTILSVGLYGEVLPAQNGAPLRLVVPWKYGFKSIKSIVKVRFMEKQPATSWNKMQPQEYGFYSNVNPEVDHPRWSQGTERRIGEILRRKTLMFNGYGEQVASLYKGLDLKKNY is encoded by the coding sequence ATGTTGATATTGAAGCCGAGCGACATCAAATCATCGGAGATCACCGACAAAGAGGTTTACATAAACCGCCGCCAATTCATGAAATCGACGGGCCTCGCCGCCATCGGCGCCGGCGCGGCGCTGGCCGGCATCGAGCTCGCGGATCCGCTTCCAGCCCATGCCCTGGAAAAACTACCCAACGTCAAAAAAAGCTCTTTTAGCACCAGCGAGAAAGCCAACTCGCTGAAAGACATCACCACTTACAACAATTTCTACGAGCTTGGCCTCGACAAGGAAGAACCGGCAAAGAATGCCAAGTACCTCACCACCAAGCCCTGGAGCGTTGAGATAGAAGGCGAAGTAAAAAAGCCGAAGACCTTGAGTATCGAAGAGATCATGAAGCTGGCACCGCTCGAAGAGCGCATCTACCGCATGCGCTGTGTCGAAGCTTGGTCGATGGTGATCCCTTGGGTTGGCTTTCCCTTGAGCGCTTTGATCAATCAAGCTGAGCCGACTAACAACGCCAAGTATGTGCAGTTTGTCACGCTCGTCGATCCCAAGCGCATGCCCGGCCAACAGCCGAGCCTCTTCGGCAGCGCCATCGACTGGCCCTATGTCGAGGGCTTGCGCATGGATGAGGCGATGCACCCGCTGACGATTCTCTCCGTCGGCCTTTACGGCGAAGTATTGCCAGCGCAAAACGGTGCGCCGCTGCGTTTGGTGGTGCCATGGAAATACGGATTCAAGAGCATCAAGTCGATCGTCAAGGTCCGTTTCATGGAAAAGCAGCCGGCGACTTCGTGGAACAAGATGCAGCCGCAGGAGTACGGCTTTTACTCCAACGTCAACCCTGAAGTCGACCACCCGCGCTGGAGCCAGGGCACGGAGCGGCGCATCGGCGAGATCCTGCGGCGCAAGACGCTCATGTTCAACGGTTACGGCGAGCAGGTGGCGAGCTTGTACAAGGGGCTGGACCTAAAGAAAAACTACTGA
- a CDS encoding sigma-70 family RNA polymerase sigma factor — protein sequence MVGMHNEALQDSPTTAANQAPKKGYRKPAGKFPETRALRSYENEAALIKRLQAGDEQAFETIFNKYSPKLYNVAQRILGEPADAEEVIQEVFLTVFRKAESFQGNSQFSTWLYRLTVNEALGKIRKSKNKQKEVEYEEFLPKFADDGHHAVRPVVDWCATAEEQYAGRELRQLLSKALNQLKPIDKSVVVLSDVEGMSDKEIAEILDLTVSAVKTRLHRARLFLRGKLAVDLGYSAA from the coding sequence ATGGTTGGTATGCACAATGAGGCACTGCAAGACAGCCCGACGACAGCGGCGAACCAAGCGCCAAAAAAGGGGTATCGCAAGCCGGCAGGGAAATTTCCCGAGACCAGAGCACTTCGCTCCTATGAAAACGAGGCCGCGCTGATCAAACGGCTGCAAGCGGGCGATGAGCAGGCTTTCGAGACCATCTTCAACAAGTACTCGCCCAAGCTTTACAACGTTGCCCAACGCATTTTAGGCGAGCCGGCCGATGCCGAAGAAGTGATCCAAGAGGTCTTCCTGACCGTCTTCCGAAAGGCCGAAAGTTTTCAGGGCAACTCGCAATTTTCCACCTGGTTGTATCGTCTAACCGTCAACGAAGCCCTGGGCAAAATCCGCAAGAGCAAGAACAAACAAAAAGAGGTCGAGTACGAAGAGTTTCTGCCCAAGTTCGCCGACGACGGGCACCACGCGGTCCGTCCGGTCGTGGACTGGTGCGCCACCGCGGAAGAACAATATGCCGGTCGGGAACTGCGGCAATTGCTGTCAAAGGCCTTGAATCAGCTTAAGCCAATCGACAAAAGCGTGGTCGTCCTGAGCGATGTCGAGGGCATGTCCGACAAAGAAATCGCCGAGATCCTTGACCTGACGGTTTCCGCCGTCAAGACTCGGCTGCACCGAGCGCGCTTGTTCCTGCGCGGCAAGTTGGCGGTTGATCTCGGCTATTCTGCAGCGTAA
- a CDS encoding zf-HC2 domain-containing protein — translation MMLMPKRKPAAVHTDDKTCKEISNLLLDYVNEDLTAPVKRSFDRHLKICPDCIGFLNTYRKTISTTQSVPVEVMPERTRKNLLGFLRQRVRKLRRG, via the coding sequence ATGATGCTAATGCCAAAACGAAAACCAGCCGCCGTGCATACTGACGACAAGACCTGCAAAGAGATCAGCAATCTTTTGCTCGACTACGTAAACGAAGATTTGACCGCACCGGTCAAACGGAGCTTCGACCGACACCTGAAGATTTGCCCTGACTGCATCGGCTTTCTCAACACCTATCGAAAGACAATAAGCACCACCCAATCGGTCCCCGTCGAAGTCATGCCCGAGAGGACCCGAAAGAACTTGCTCGGGTTCCTGCGCCAGCGCGTCCGAAAACTGAGGCGTGGATAG
- a CDS encoding GAF domain-containing protein: MSDINLGAAVGVTTAGEERFRSLFENSIDAALLSDLAGKIEAANPEACRMFGYTESEICALGRDGLVDPEDTRLALLLDERHRTGRFRGELTYRRKDGSKLVGEVSSSLYHDSSGAAKAAVIIRDVTEKKRLQSVLLTLSESATGITGEQFFHLLVKNLAQALQTKICYLAQCTDRSKTQSRTLAVWCGGEFAQNVEYRVKGTPCAKVLEGEACQFGEGLQQLFPEDKLLVELGAQSYAGVPIPNQSGDSYVHLVVLDDKPRWFSADEQAILRAFATRAAAELDRERADEVLRMITEGTAGTTGDDFYRPMAQHLAQALDVRYCFLAECTDATKLNVRMLAFWSGDGFAENMEYNIKGHPCERVIPGETCVYPKDLQQLFPTDQSLVALGAHSYVGLPAKNIHGEVLGHLVILHTKPREFSERELSVLTIFAARVGGELERRKVQQALRSSELRFRTLLDINNAIVSNLHRDDLFKSIAEALDRVVWFDRLALSLYDTKANVLRIVTHAGTYERADYTPIGRELKLDDSPVGQAFLQQKPVVRPNLEAERLTSSEDRAYAHGFRSICALPLVIRSKSIGAITLGSLTPLQYTQNDGELLMGLAGQIAIAIDNMMAHEETDRLKARYEADAVYLQEEIKTEHNFEEIIGQSAPVREMLRKVEQVAPTDATVLIRGETGTGKELLARAVHDRSKRKDRPLVKVNCGSIPSGLVESELFGHEKGAFTGALQQRIGRFELANSGTIFLDEVTELPLDTQVKLLRVLQEGEFERVGSSKTLKVDVRVIAASNRNFEEIVKNGLFRADLYYRLNVFPLDVPALRERKGDIPLLVNFFLSKFGKKIGKEVRGVDQRSMESLVNYGWPGNIRELQNVVERSVVVATGPVVKIDDSLVQKSDATQSTGVGTLENAERSHILRALKETNWVIHGKKGAAELLGINPSTLRSRMEKLGIKRQT, from the coding sequence ATGTCTGACATCAATTTGGGAGCGGCGGTTGGAGTAACGACAGCGGGTGAAGAGCGCTTTCGCTCGCTCTTCGAAAACAGTATTGACGCAGCGCTGCTCTCCGACCTTGCTGGCAAGATCGAAGCCGCCAACCCCGAGGCCTGCCGCATGTTTGGTTATACGGAATCTGAAATCTGCGCCTTGGGCCGCGACGGCCTGGTGGATCCTGAGGACACGCGCCTGGCGTTGCTCTTGGACGAGCGGCACCGCACTGGTCGATTTCGCGGTGAACTCACTTATCGGCGCAAGGACGGTTCGAAATTGGTCGGCGAAGTCTCCAGCTCGCTATACCACGACAGTTCGGGGGCGGCCAAAGCCGCCGTGATTATCCGTGACGTGACCGAGAAAAAGCGGCTGCAAAGCGTGTTGTTGACGCTAAGTGAGAGTGCCACGGGGATTACGGGCGAGCAGTTCTTTCACCTTTTGGTCAAGAATCTCGCGCAAGCGCTGCAAACCAAAATCTGCTATCTGGCGCAGTGCACCGATCGAAGCAAAACCCAATCGCGCACATTGGCCGTTTGGTGCGGCGGTGAGTTCGCACAAAACGTGGAGTATCGAGTAAAGGGGACGCCCTGCGCCAAAGTGCTTGAAGGCGAAGCCTGTCAGTTTGGCGAAGGATTGCAACAACTGTTCCCTGAGGACAAGCTCCTGGTCGAGCTCGGCGCGCAAAGTTACGCGGGCGTGCCGATCCCCAATCAATCCGGAGATAGTTACGTCCATTTGGTTGTGCTGGATGATAAGCCGCGCTGGTTTAGCGCCGACGAGCAAGCCATCCTGCGGGCGTTTGCCACGCGCGCGGCGGCGGAGCTCGACCGCGAGCGCGCCGACGAAGTCTTGCGCATGATCACCGAAGGTACGGCGGGGACCACCGGCGACGATTTTTATCGGCCGATGGCGCAGCACCTGGCCCAAGCCTTGGATGTGCGCTACTGCTTTCTCGCCGAGTGCACCGATGCGACCAAGTTAAATGTTCGCATGCTGGCGTTTTGGTCTGGCGACGGTTTCGCGGAAAACATGGAGTACAACATCAAGGGGCATCCGTGCGAGCGGGTGATTCCCGGTGAAACCTGCGTGTATCCGAAAGATCTGCAGCAGCTTTTTCCCACCGATCAAAGCCTTGTGGCGCTGGGCGCGCACAGCTATGTGGGGTTGCCGGCAAAAAATATTCACGGGGAAGTGCTCGGCCATCTGGTGATTCTCCACACCAAGCCGCGCGAGTTCAGTGAGCGCGAGCTATCGGTCCTGACAATCTTCGCTGCCCGCGTCGGCGGCGAGCTCGAACGGCGCAAGGTGCAGCAGGCGCTGCGTTCGAGCGAACTTCGCTTTCGCACATTGCTCGATATCAACAATGCGATCGTCTCGAATTTGCATCGAGATGATCTGTTCAAGTCGATTGCCGAGGCGCTAGATCGGGTGGTCTGGTTTGACCGTCTGGCTCTTTCTCTTTACGACACCAAGGCCAACGTTTTACGTATCGTCACCCATGCTGGGACTTACGAGCGCGCTGACTACACGCCCATTGGCCGTGAATTGAAGCTCGACGACAGCCCCGTGGGACAAGCGTTCTTGCAGCAGAAGCCGGTGGTCCGTCCCAATCTGGAAGCCGAACGCTTGACCTCGTCGGAGGATCGGGCTTACGCGCACGGCTTTCGCTCCATATGCGCGCTGCCGCTGGTGATCCGCAGCAAAAGCATCGGCGCGATCACGCTGGGGAGTTTGACGCCGCTGCAATATACGCAAAATGACGGCGAGTTGTTGATGGGCTTAGCCGGCCAGATTGCCATCGCCATTGACAACATGATGGCGCACGAGGAGACCGACCGTCTCAAAGCCCGCTACGAAGCCGACGCGGTTTACCTGCAGGAGGAGATCAAAACCGAACATAACTTTGAAGAGATCATCGGTCAAAGCGCGCCGGTGCGCGAGATGCTACGCAAAGTCGAGCAAGTCGCGCCCACCGACGCCACGGTCTTAATTCGCGGCGAAACCGGCACCGGTAAGGAATTGTTGGCGCGCGCGGTGCACGACCGCAGCAAGCGCAAAGACCGGCCGTTGGTGAAGGTGAATTGCGGCTCGATTCCGTCCGGCTTGGTCGAGAGTGAGTTGTTTGGCCATGAGAAGGGCGCCTTTACCGGCGCCCTGCAACAGCGCATTGGCCGCTTTGAGCTCGCCAACAGCGGCACGATCTTTCTCGACGAAGTGACCGAGCTGCCGCTCGATACTCAGGTGAAACTCCTGCGGGTCCTGCAGGAAGGCGAGTTTGAGCGCGTCGGCAGCAGCAAGACCCTCAAGGTCGACGTGCGTGTGATTGCCGCGAGCAACCGGAATTTCGAGGAGATCGTCAAGAATGGTTTGTTCCGCGCGGATCTGTATTACCGGCTCAACGTTTTCCCACTGGACGTACCGGCTCTGCGCGAGCGCAAGGGCGATATTCCGTTGTTGGTGAATTTTTTCTTGAGCAAGTTCGGTAAGAAGATCGGCAAAGAAGTGCGCGGCGTCGATCAACGCTCGATGGAGAGCTTGGTCAACTATGGTTGGCCCGGCAATATCCGCGAATTGCAGAACGTTGTCGAGCGCTCGGTCGTCGTCGCCACCGGCCCGGTAGTGAAAATCGATGATTCGCTGGTGCAAAAAAGCGACGCAACGCAATCGACCGGGGTGGGGACTCTAGAAAACGCCGAGCGCAGTCATATTTTACGCGCGCTCAAGGAAACCAATTGGGTGATTCATGGCAAGAAAGGCGCCGCGGAGTTGCTTGGCATCAATCCGAGCACGCTGCGCTCGCGCATGGAAAAGTTGGGGATCAAACGGCAAACGTAG
- a CDS encoding redoxin domain-containing protein, with protein MNCKNVIPQLRGWYDKYEKQGFTIIGVHSPEFAWEKPLDKVKAATATLKVRYPVVQDNDFTIWKRFGVWAWPSAILIDKKGIVRYSHVGEGAYEKTEAMIKQLLAE; from the coding sequence ATCAACTGCAAGAACGTGATCCCGCAGTTGCGGGGTTGGTACGATAAATACGAGAAGCAAGGCTTTACGATCATCGGCGTGCACTCGCCGGAATTCGCTTGGGAGAAACCCCTCGACAAAGTAAAGGCGGCGACGGCAACTCTGAAAGTCCGCTATCCCGTGGTACAGGACAACGATTTTACCATCTGGAAGCGCTTTGGCGTTTGGGCGTGGCCATCGGCGATTCTAATTGATAAAAAGGGAATCGTCCGCTACAGCCACGTTGGCGAAGGGGCCTACGAAAAGACCGAAGCGATGATCAAACAACTGTTGGCGGAATGA
- a CDS encoding zf-HC2 domain-containing protein: MLWHRYVWSKQPFPSHATLGAVYTRNCLQQSPEGLDVNRTTNLVRTKTTSRANHRGSVIRNSHRNSTKLSIDEGLSCADETRLIADYLNGSLAPAVQRFFEEHLSGCKDCTAFLKTYKKTLALTSSFLKREAPKPRLSFASLRATALGR; encoded by the coding sequence ATACTTTGGCACCGGTACGTTTGGTCGAAGCAACCGTTCCCGTCACACGCCACCCTCGGCGCCGTCTACACTAGGAATTGTCTCCAGCAATCACCGGAGGGTCTGGATGTGAACCGCACCACTAACCTCGTCAGAACCAAAACCACGAGCCGCGCCAATCACCGCGGCTCGGTCATCCGAAATTCTCATCGTAATTCCACCAAACTCAGTATCGACGAAGGTTTAAGCTGCGCTGATGAGACTCGGCTGATCGCAGACTATCTCAATGGCAGCTTGGCTCCAGCCGTGCAACGATTCTTCGAAGAGCACCTGAGCGGGTGCAAGGACTGCACCGCCTTTCTCAAGACCTACAAAAAGACCCTGGCGTTGACGAGCTCTTTCCTGAAACGTGAAGCGCCCAAACCAAGACTCAGCTTCGCTTCCCTGCGCGCCACGGCACTGGGCCGATAA
- a CDS encoding ABC transporter substrate-binding protein yields MRKIFPVLFVTLALVCANWPQALAADKIRIAVANFNVSFMTAGVAAKKGYFKDEGLEPEIIAMRPPVSITALASGDIDYTTVFGSVVRAAVRGMPLRVVASFIDGSTHALIARPEYKAVKELRGKTMAIGSYGASDDIAGRMMIKHYGVDPDKQMKIVALGPDRARFAALKEGIVDVAVIAPPADAEGRKAGFNILARAYEIFTFPFVGLGVNAKKIAEKPDEVKRTLKAFVRANRFIRENRDESIQILAAWGRTDRSSAASAYDSAVKVFNADGMIPESGLRLVLEQARAEANISREMALSEVSDLTLLREVQRELGIKGR; encoded by the coding sequence ATGAGAAAAATCTTTCCGGTTCTATTTGTAACCTTGGCATTGGTGTGTGCCAATTGGCCGCAGGCGTTAGCCGCCGACAAGATTCGTATCGCCGTGGCGAACTTCAACGTTTCCTTTATGACCGCCGGCGTGGCCGCTAAGAAAGGCTACTTCAAAGACGAAGGCTTGGAACCGGAAATCATCGCCATGCGGCCGCCGGTGTCGATCACCGCGCTGGCGAGCGGTGACATAGACTACACGACGGTCTTCGGCTCGGTGGTGCGTGCGGCGGTGCGCGGTATGCCCCTGCGCGTGGTGGCGAGCTTCATCGACGGTTCGACCCATGCGCTCATCGCCCGCCCCGAGTACAAGGCGGTCAAAGAGCTGCGCGGCAAGACCATGGCGATCGGCTCCTACGGCGCGTCGGACGATATCGCCGGGCGCATGATGATCAAGCACTACGGCGTCGATCCCGACAAGCAAATGAAGATCGTTGCGCTAGGACCTGACCGCGCTCGCTTTGCGGCTTTGAAAGAGGGCATCGTCGATGTCGCGGTGATCGCACCGCCGGCCGATGCCGAGGGCAGAAAAGCTGGGTTCAATATTCTCGCTCGTGCCTACGAGATCTTTACGTTTCCCTTCGTTGGGCTCGGGGTGAATGCCAAAAAAATCGCTGAGAAACCCGACGAAGTAAAACGCACTCTCAAAGCCTTCGTGCGCGCCAATCGATTCATCCGCGAAAACCGCGACGAATCGATTCAAATCCTCGCCGCCTGGGGACGCACGGATCGCAGCTCCGCCGCCTCGGCGTACGACTCGGCGGTGAAAGTGTTCAATGCCGATGGCATGATCCCGGAGAGCGGTTTGCGTCTGGTGCTGGAGCAGGCGCGCGCCGAGGCGAATATCAGCCGCGAGATGGCGCTGAGCGAGGTGTCTGATCTGACGCTATTGCGCGAGGTGCAACGGGAACTTGGGATCAAAGGACGGTAA
- a CDS encoding UbiD family decarboxylase — translation MKQPDGLRSWLNEADKLGEIRNIDGADWDLEIGGVADIVNERGSSPAVLFDAVKGYPKGYRVLVNSLGSTKRLGLSLGMPQNLTAMEFVSEWRRRSRVLKHIPPRFVKDGAVLENVQRGNDVNILRFPTPRWFELDGGRYIGTGSVNITHDPEEGWTNLGTARVMIHDENTVGFYIAPGRHGRIHRDKAFARGEPFKVAISVGHDPLIFLAGALEVPYGVCEYDFIGGIQGEPVDVLKGEFTGLPIPAAAEIVLEGECVPGPEKIEGPFGEWTGYYGSSSRPEPIVKIKQVMHRNDPILLGYTRKWRAPLKAALVWDDLEAAGVPDVRGVWYHEAAGAAYLFLVISIKQRYPGHARQAGLIATECHAAAYLGRYTVVVDDDIAPTDLNAVLWAVCTRSDPVQDIEILRRCWSGPLDPIIHKDHKGFNSRAIIDATRPYEWKDTFPQVSRSSQELRQRILGKWADKLS, via the coding sequence ATGAAACAACCCGACGGCTTAAGAAGCTGGCTCAACGAAGCCGACAAGCTCGGCGAAATCAGAAACATCGATGGCGCCGATTGGGATTTGGAAATCGGCGGCGTGGCGGACATTGTGAATGAGCGGGGTAGCTCGCCGGCGGTGCTGTTCGATGCCGTGAAGGGCTATCCCAAAGGCTATCGCGTCTTGGTGAATTCACTGGGCTCGACAAAACGCCTCGGGTTGAGCTTGGGCATGCCGCAGAATCTAACCGCCATGGAATTCGTCTCCGAGTGGCGCAGGCGCTCACGCGTGCTGAAGCATATTCCGCCGCGTTTCGTGAAGGATGGTGCGGTGCTGGAGAACGTTCAGCGCGGCAACGATGTTAACATTCTGAGATTCCCGACGCCGCGCTGGTTTGAGCTGGACGGTGGCCGCTACATTGGCACCGGCAGCGTCAATATTACCCACGATCCTGAAGAGGGTTGGACCAATCTCGGCACGGCGCGGGTGATGATCCACGACGAAAACACCGTCGGTTTTTATATTGCTCCCGGACGCCACGGGCGGATTCATCGCGACAAAGCCTTTGCCCGCGGTGAGCCGTTCAAAGTCGCCATCTCGGTTGGCCATGACCCGCTGATTTTTCTCGCGGGTGCGTTGGAAGTTCCCTACGGCGTTTGCGAGTACGATTTCATCGGCGGCATTCAAGGCGAGCCAGTCGACGTGCTCAAAGGCGAGTTCACCGGCCTGCCGATCCCTGCGGCGGCGGAAATCGTTTTAGAAGGCGAGTGCGTGCCCGGCCCGGAGAAAATCGAAGGGCCGTTCGGCGAGTGGACCGGCTACTACGGCAGTTCCTCGCGGCCCGAGCCGATCGTCAAGATCAAGCAAGTAATGCATCGCAACGATCCGATCCTGCTCGGCTATACGCGCAAATGGCGCGCGCCGCTGAAAGCCGCGTTGGTGTGGGACGATCTCGAAGCCGCCGGTGTGCCGGACGTGCGCGGCGTCTGGTATCACGAAGCGGCCGGCGCGGCCTATTTGTTTTTGGTGATTTCCATCAAACAGCGCTATCCGGGCCACGCCCGCCAAGCTGGACTCATCGCGACAGAATGTCACGCTGCAGCGTATCTAGGCCGCTACACCGTCGTCGTCGACGATGACATCGCCCCGACCGACTTGAACGCAGTGCTCTGGGCGGTGTGCACGCGCTCCGACCCGGTGCAGGATATCGAAATCCTGCGCCGCTGCTGGAGCGGGCCACTCGATCCGATCATCCACAAAGATCATAAGGGTTTTAACTCGCGTGCGATCATCGACGCGACGCGCCCATACGAATGGAAAGACACTTTTCCGCAGGTGTCGCGCTCGAGCCAAGAATTGCGCCAGCGCATACTGGGCAAGTGGGCCGACAAGCTATCTTAG